From the genome of Aeromonas hydrophila subsp. hydrophila ATCC 7966:
GCTGCGCAACCGCTTCGCCCGCGCCATGGGTTATCGCGACTACTTCGACTACAAGGTGCACAAGAACGAGCAGATGAGCCCGGCGCAGCTGTTCGCCATTCTCGACGACTTCATCGCCGGCACCGAGCAGCGGCTGCACCAGAGCCTGGCCGAGCTGAAAGCGGCCAAGGGGGAGGCGGCCCTGCTGCCCCACAACCTGCGCTACAGCGTGAGTGGCGACGTGACCCGCCAGCTCGACCCTTACGTGCCCTTCTCGCGGGCGCTGCAGGACTGGGTCGAGAGCTTTCGCCGGCTCGGCATCCAGTACCGCGGTGCCACCCTCACCCTGGATCTGCTGACCCGGGAGGGGAAATACGAGAACGGCTTCTGCCACGGCCCGGTGCCGAGCTTCTGGCAGGAGGGGGAGTGGGTGCCGGCGGTGGTCAACTTCACCAGCCTGGCCAACCCGGCCCAGGTGGGCAGCGGCTGGAGCGGGCTCAACACCCTGTTCCACGAGGGCGGCCACGCGGCGCACTTTGCCAATGTCACCGGCAACGCCCCCTGCTTCTCCCAGGAGTTCCCGCCCACCTCCATGGCCTACGCCGAGACCCAGTCGATGTTCTGCGACAGCCTGCTGGACGATGCGGACTGGCTCAAGCGCTACGCCAGAAACGCGGCAGGGGAGCCGATCCCCGATGCGCTGATCAAGGCGATGATCGAGGCGCGCCAGCCGTTTCGCGCCTTCAATGAGCGCCAGATCGCGCTGGTGGCCTACTTCGAGCGGGATCTCTACGCCATGGACGAGGCCGAGCGTACCCCGGCCGCAGTGCTGGTACTGGCCCGCCGCTGGGAGCGCAAGATCCTGGGGGGGGAGAGCCCGCGCCCGCTGCTGGCCATCCCGCACCTGCTTAATCAAGAGTCGGCCTGCGCCTATCACGGCTACCTGCTGGCGCTGATGGCGGTGGAGCAGACCCGCGCCTACTTCCTCAAACGCGACGGCTACCTCACCGACAACCCGCGCATCGGGCCGGATCTGGCCGCCCACTACTGGGGACCGGGCAACGGCATGACCCATGACGAGACGCTGCAAAGCCTGACCGGCAAGGGCTTCAGCGCCGGCCCGCTGGCCCGGGCCTGCAACCAGAGCGTGGCCGAGGCGTGGCAGCAGGCAGAGGCCTGCATGGCGGCGGCCCGCCAGCGTCCGCCGGTCGGTGAGGGTGAGCCGCTCAATGCCCGCATCCGGGTGGTTCACGGCGACCAGCTTATCGCCGACAATAGCGGCTCTGAAGCGGCCATGCTGGCCGACTTCGAGTGCTGGATCCGCGACCACTACCAGGAGACGGTGACCAGCCACTGAGGCGCAAGCCGGTGAACATGCGTTATGTCAGACCCCTGCCGCGGCAGGGGTCTGTT
Proteins encoded in this window:
- a CDS encoding M3 family metallopeptidase → MSSIARNYLNQLNADYLQVHRRKEDLFWSTYMGTSDDQAGFTAAEQAYKAFCADPARLPVLRQMQAQAEETELKRGLGGWIAFFECNVIEDPQAAALMDELVAAEAALFARRRELKLTLLDEQGRQVAGSLPAASTALAASSDEAVRQSALAMFHTLEQWVVDNGYLAIVALRNRFARAMGYRDYFDYKVHKNEQMSPAQLFAILDDFIAGTEQRLHQSLAELKAAKGEAALLPHNLRYSVSGDVTRQLDPYVPFSRALQDWVESFRRLGIQYRGATLTLDLLTREGKYENGFCHGPVPSFWQEGEWVPAVVNFTSLANPAQVGSGWSGLNTLFHEGGHAAHFANVTGNAPCFSQEFPPTSMAYAETQSMFCDSLLDDADWLKRYARNAAGEPIPDALIKAMIEARQPFRAFNERQIALVAYFERDLYAMDEAERTPAAVLVLARRWERKILGGESPRPLLAIPHLLNQESACAYHGYLLALMAVEQTRAYFLKRDGYLTDNPRIGPDLAAHYWGPGNGMTHDETLQSLTGKGFSAGPLARACNQSVAEAWQQAEACMAAARQRPPVGEGEPLNARIRVVHGDQLIADNSGSEAAMLADFECWIRDHYQETVTSH